Proteins from a single region of Motilibacter peucedani:
- the hisI gene encoding phosphoribosyl-AMP cyclohydrolase, with protein MPSRVPATASALAPDVAALLKRDADGLVAAVVQQWDSGEVLMVGWMDDEALHRTLTTGRATYWSRSRQEYWVKGDTSGHVQHVHGVRLDCDGDALLVSVDQTGAACHTGDRTCFDARVLLDAAAS; from the coding sequence GTGCCCAGCCGCGTCCCCGCCACCGCCTCCGCCCTCGCCCCTGACGTCGCCGCGCTGCTCAAGCGCGACGCCGACGGCCTCGTGGCCGCCGTCGTGCAGCAGTGGGACTCCGGCGAGGTGCTCATGGTCGGGTGGATGGACGACGAGGCGCTGCACCGCACGCTGACGACCGGTCGGGCGACCTACTGGAGCCGCAGCCGCCAGGAGTACTGGGTGAAGGGCGACACCTCCGGCCACGTGCAGCACGTGCACGGCGTCCGGCTCGACTGCGACGGGGACGCGCTCCTCGTGAGCGTCGACCAGACCGGCGCCGCCTGCCACACGGGCGACCGCACGTGCTTCGACGCGCGCGTGCTGCTCGACGCGGCAGCCTCGTGA
- the hisB gene encoding imidazoleglycerol-phosphate dehydratase HisB, translated as MTTAPRPSGAPRVGRVERTTKESSVLVEVDLDGSGTVDVSTGVGFYDHMLGQLGKHGLLDLTVKTTGDTHIDAHHTVEDTAIALGEALRLALGDKSGIRRFGDALVPLDETLVQVAVDLAGRPYCVHTGEPEGQAYVVIGGDYVGSLTRHAIESLASNAAIALHVRVLAGRDPHHIVEAQFKALGRALRDAVALDPRVVGVPSTKGAL; from the coding sequence GTGACCACAGCACCCCGCCCGAGCGGCGCCCCCCGCGTGGGCCGCGTCGAGCGCACCACCAAGGAGTCCTCGGTGCTCGTCGAGGTCGACCTCGACGGCAGCGGCACCGTCGACGTCTCCACCGGCGTGGGCTTCTACGACCACATGCTCGGCCAGCTGGGCAAGCACGGACTGCTCGACCTCACGGTCAAGACCACCGGCGACACCCACATCGACGCCCACCACACCGTCGAGGACACCGCGATCGCGCTCGGCGAGGCGCTGCGCCTGGCCCTGGGCGACAAGTCGGGCATCCGCCGCTTCGGCGACGCGCTCGTGCCGCTCGACGAGACCCTCGTGCAGGTCGCCGTCGACCTCGCCGGCCGGCCCTACTGCGTCCACACCGGCGAGCCGGAGGGCCAGGCCTACGTCGTCATCGGCGGCGACTACGTCGGCTCGCTGACCCGCCACGCCATCGAGTCGCTCGCCTCCAACGCGGCGATCGCGCTGCACGTCCGGGTCCTCGCCGGGCGCGACCCCCACCACATCGTCGAGGCGCAGTTCAAGGCGCTGGGCCGGGCGCTGCGCGACGCCGTCGCGCTCGACCCGCGCGTCGTCGGCGTGCCCTCGACCAAGGGCGCGCTCTAG
- a CDS encoding RDD family protein translates to MSSELPPPPDSSGSAPEPEPPAYGSSTGPSFEKPAAEPPAPSAPSYGQPQYGAPQGEQPQFGAPAYGQPQGEQQPYGQPQYGAPAYGQPQYGQQQYGAPAYGQPAYGQQYGQPAGYGTPPYANWGQRAGAFVVDFLVGFVPFVVLVAVGTAIGHGVGGLLVFVAWLGYVAYGIWNFVFQQGTTGQTVGKRMLGIKLVREQDGAVVGPLMSFVRQIAHFVDSVICYIGFLFPLWDSKRQTLADKIMQTLVITV, encoded by the coding sequence ATGAGCAGCGAACTCCCCCCGCCCCCGGACAGCTCCGGGAGCGCGCCGGAGCCCGAGCCCCCGGCCTACGGCAGCTCCACCGGCCCGTCGTTCGAGAAGCCGGCCGCTGAGCCTCCCGCGCCGAGCGCCCCCTCCTACGGCCAGCCGCAGTACGGCGCCCCCCAGGGCGAGCAGCCGCAGTTCGGCGCGCCCGCCTACGGCCAGCCGCAGGGCGAGCAGCAGCCGTACGGCCAGCCGCAGTACGGTGCGCCCGCCTACGGCCAGCCGCAGTACGGCCAGCAGCAGTACGGCGCACCCGCGTACGGCCAGCCGGCCTACGGCCAGCAGTACGGCCAGCCCGCCGGCTACGGCACGCCGCCGTACGCCAACTGGGGCCAGCGCGCCGGGGCGTTCGTCGTCGACTTCCTGGTCGGCTTCGTGCCGTTCGTCGTGCTCGTGGCGGTCGGCACGGCCATCGGCCACGGCGTCGGCGGCCTGCTGGTCTTCGTCGCGTGGCTGGGCTACGTCGCCTACGGGATCTGGAACTTCGTGTTCCAGCAGGGCACCACGGGCCAGACCGTGGGCAAGCGCATGCTCGGCATCAAGCTGGTGCGCGAGCAGGACGGCGCCGTCGTCGGCCCGCTCATGTCGTTCGTGCGCCAGATCGCCCACTTCGTCGACAGCGTCATCTGCTACATCGGCTTCCTCTTCCCGCTGTGGGACTCCAAGCGCCAGACGCTGGCCGACAAGATCATGCAGACGCTGGTCATCACGGTCTGA
- the hisH gene encoding imidazole glycerol phosphate synthase subunit HisH, translated as MPRVAVLDYGSGNLRSAVRALERTGAEVVLTSERAVAEEADGLVVPGVGAFAACMEGLRAVRGPEVIGRRLAGGRPVLGICVGMQVMFEKGVEHGVEAAGCGEWPGVVDRLDAPVLPHMGWNTVTVPEGSVLFDGIADERFYFVHSYGVRSFDLPPSERLRAPLVTWAEHGHPFVAAVENGALSATQFHPEKSGDAGAALLQNWVRTLS; from the coding sequence GTGCCCCGCGTCGCCGTCCTCGACTACGGCTCGGGCAACCTGCGCTCCGCGGTGCGCGCGCTCGAGCGCACGGGCGCCGAGGTCGTCCTCACCTCCGAGCGCGCCGTCGCCGAGGAGGCCGACGGGCTCGTCGTCCCCGGCGTCGGCGCCTTCGCCGCCTGCATGGAGGGGCTGCGCGCGGTCCGGGGGCCCGAGGTGATCGGCCGCCGGCTGGCCGGCGGCCGCCCGGTGCTCGGCATCTGCGTGGGCATGCAGGTGATGTTCGAGAAGGGCGTCGAGCACGGCGTCGAGGCCGCCGGCTGCGGCGAGTGGCCCGGCGTGGTCGACCGGCTCGACGCCCCGGTGCTGCCGCACATGGGCTGGAACACCGTCACGGTGCCCGAGGGCTCGGTGCTCTTCGACGGCATCGCCGACGAGCGGTTCTACTTCGTGCACTCGTACGGCGTGCGCAGCTTCGACCTGCCGCCCTCCGAGCGGCTGCGCGCGCCGCTGGTGACGTGGGCCGAGCACGGGCACCCGTTCGTCGCGGCCGTCGAGAACGGCGCGCTCTCGGCCACCCAGTTCCACCCCGAGAAGTCCGGCGACGCCGGTGCCGCCCTGCTTCAGAACTGGGTGCGCACGCTGTCGTGA
- the priA gene encoding bifunctional 1-(5-phosphoribosyl)-5-((5-phosphoribosylamino)methylideneamino)imidazole-4-carboxamide isomerase/phosphoribosylanthranilate isomerase PriA: MTAPRAEAPLVLLPAVDVADGQAVRLVQGAAGSETSYGDPLEAALAWQSAGAQWIHLVDLDAAFGRGSNRELLAEVTGRLDVSVELSGGIRDDESLRAALATGCARVNLGTAALESPDWVRRAIAEHGDRIAVGLDVRGTTLAARGWVQEGGELFEVLARLDADGCARYVVTDVARDGTLTGPNLELLRSVCAATERPVVASGGISSLADLTALRGLTGEGVEGAIVGKALYAGAFTLEDALRAASS; the protein is encoded by the coding sequence GTGACCGCGCCCCGCGCCGAGGCCCCGCTCGTCCTGCTGCCCGCCGTCGACGTCGCCGACGGGCAGGCCGTCCGGCTCGTCCAGGGCGCCGCCGGCTCCGAGACCTCCTACGGCGACCCGCTCGAGGCGGCGCTCGCCTGGCAGTCCGCCGGTGCGCAGTGGATCCACCTGGTCGACCTCGACGCCGCCTTCGGCCGTGGGAGCAACCGCGAGCTGCTCGCCGAGGTCACGGGACGGCTCGACGTGTCGGTCGAGCTGTCGGGCGGCATCCGCGACGACGAGTCGCTGCGGGCCGCGCTGGCCACCGGCTGCGCCCGGGTCAACCTCGGCACGGCGGCGCTCGAGTCGCCCGACTGGGTGCGACGGGCGATCGCCGAGCACGGCGACCGGATCGCGGTCGGGCTCGACGTGCGCGGCACCACGCTCGCGGCGCGCGGCTGGGTGCAGGAGGGCGGCGAGCTGTTCGAGGTCCTGGCCCGGCTCGACGCCGACGGCTGCGCCCGCTACGTCGTCACCGACGTGGCCCGCGACGGCACCCTGACCGGCCCGAACCTCGAGCTGCTGCGCTCGGTCTGCGCGGCGACCGAGCGGCCCGTCGTCGCCTCCGGCGGCATCTCCTCGCTGGCCGACCTGACCGCCCTGCGCGGCCTCACGGGCGAGGGCGTCGAGGGCGCGATCGTCGGCAAGGCGCTCTACGCGGGGGCCTTCACCCTCGAGGACGCGCTGCGAGCGGCGAGCTCCTGA
- the hisF gene encoding imidazole glycerol phosphate synthase subunit HisF: MTLSVRVVACLDVDRGRVVKGVNFTEIRDAGDPVEMARVYDAEGVDELVFLDITASSGGRETTYDVVRRTAEQVFIPLTVGGGVRTVDDVDRLLRAGADKVGVNTAAVRRPELVREVAHRFGSQVLVLSVDARRCRPDGARTPSGFEVTTHGGREGTGLDAVEWAARAAELGAGEVLLNSIDADGTRDGYDLEMIAAVRAAVTVPVIASGGAGAVGDFAPAVQAGADAVLAASVFHFGDLRIGEVKDALRAAELPVR; encoded by the coding sequence GTGACGCTGTCGGTGCGCGTCGTGGCCTGCCTCGACGTCGACCGCGGCCGCGTCGTCAAGGGCGTCAACTTCACCGAGATCCGCGACGCCGGCGACCCGGTCGAGATGGCGCGCGTCTACGACGCCGAGGGCGTCGACGAGCTGGTCTTCCTCGACATCACCGCCAGCAGCGGCGGGCGCGAGACCACCTACGACGTGGTCCGACGGACCGCCGAGCAGGTGTTCATCCCGCTCACCGTCGGCGGCGGGGTGCGCACGGTCGACGACGTCGACCGGCTGCTGCGGGCGGGCGCCGACAAGGTCGGCGTCAACACCGCAGCCGTACGCCGTCCCGAGCTGGTGCGCGAGGTCGCCCACCGCTTCGGCTCGCAGGTGCTGGTGCTCTCGGTCGACGCGCGCCGGTGCCGGCCCGACGGTGCCCGCACGCCCAGCGGCTTCGAGGTGACCACGCACGGCGGTCGCGAGGGCACCGGCCTCGACGCCGTCGAGTGGGCCGCGCGAGCGGCCGAGCTCGGCGCCGGCGAGGTGCTGCTCAACAGCATCGACGCCGACGGCACGCGCGACGGCTACGACCTCGAGATGATCGCCGCGGTCCGAGCGGCCGTCACCGTGCCGGTCATCGCCAGTGGTGGCGCCGGCGCGGTCGGCGACTTCGCGCCGGCGGTGCAGGCAGGTGCCGACGCGGTGCTGGCCGCCAGCGTCTTCCACTTCGGCGACCTGCGCATCGGCGAGGTCAAGGACGCCCTGCGCGCGGCCGAGCTGCCCGTGCGCTGA
- a CDS encoding trypsin-like serine protease codes for MLLLPSGAARRRTVRPALAVLLAVVALLVPAAPALAAASPAVPAPAAVPAPAAVPVPAGAVHDLPAVRLPDRPVVRDVVHGTVVRTPSRTLPWVLPMIFVPTDPRGEVGLCTVSAVSSRLLLTAAHCAVGRGAFYLLLDGNAYDFGKPFSRGRVVPVEAVRYDEAYTKLLINDDIAVMRSAVPLGLSSYAKVGTPSLASALRRGRTLPLSLYGWGRWSDRVKYPDGHLRTASLRQLNSVARATFYSFDDRRQLGAGRSLGDGTYASSCEGDSGGPLVARVRGVPYVVGVTSYGSERGCQTTPTVFTSVGAYARWLRQASASLPALAAARSRAVPLTLVGPSIRTRGRAPVAALGAQVTCTPGRYTEGVTLSYTWARNGDPTPLAATVTAAGSTHVVEAADAGRTLTCTVAASYPRSHVRSLVRLRFPAAPRAAGPTTVTAPAVTTAYGAGALTCTPPVLSGAGVVSGYAWASATAPAVVLGTASTLPLTPALLAQVGPSATLVCTVTASNSMGSVQVAAGLMLPTPSAGVAPTGAVPAGAGTLPVGTVLTCSVTSGTPGTATTYRWARLASPLSAVGSGFPAGTAVVAGSTASTYTTSRADSGHYPACEAVTSSWAGATASFGATSLKGAAS; via the coding sequence GTGCTCCTGCTCCCGTCCGGCGCCGCGCGCCGGCGTACCGTCCGCCCCGCGCTCGCCGTCCTGCTCGCCGTCGTCGCGCTGCTCGTGCCGGCCGCGCCCGCGCTGGCCGCCGCCTCGCCGGCGGTCCCGGCGCCCGCGGCGGTCCCGGCGCCCGCGGCGGTCCCGGTGCCCGCAGGGGCGGTGCACGACCTGCCGGCCGTGCGGCTGCCCGACCGTCCGGTGGTGCGCGACGTCGTCCACGGCACGGTGGTGCGCACGCCGAGCCGCACCCTGCCCTGGGTCCTGCCCATGATCTTCGTGCCGACGGACCCCCGGGGCGAGGTCGGCCTGTGCACCGTGTCGGCGGTGTCCTCCCGGCTGCTGCTGACGGCGGCCCACTGCGCGGTGGGCCGCGGCGCCTTCTACCTGCTGCTCGACGGCAACGCCTACGACTTCGGCAAGCCGTTCTCCCGCGGTCGGGTCGTGCCGGTCGAGGCGGTGCGCTACGACGAGGCCTACACCAAGCTGCTCATCAACGACGACATCGCCGTCATGCGCTCGGCCGTGCCGCTCGGGCTGAGCTCCTACGCGAAGGTCGGCACGCCGTCGCTGGCGTCGGCCCTGCGCCGCGGGCGCACGCTGCCGCTCTCGCTCTACGGGTGGGGCCGCTGGTCCGACCGCGTGAAGTACCCCGACGGCCACCTGCGCACGGCCAGCCTGCGCCAGCTCAACAGCGTGGCGCGGGCGACCTTCTACTCCTTCGACGACCGCCGCCAGCTCGGCGCCGGCCGGAGCCTGGGCGACGGCACCTACGCCTCGTCGTGCGAGGGCGACAGCGGCGGTCCGCTGGTCGCGCGGGTGCGTGGCGTCCCCTACGTCGTCGGCGTCACCAGCTACGGCTCGGAGAGGGGCTGCCAGACGACCCCGACCGTCTTCACCAGCGTCGGTGCCTACGCCAGGTGGCTCCGGCAGGCCAGCGCCTCGCTGCCGGCGCTCGCGGCGGCGCGCAGCCGCGCCGTACCCCTCACGCTCGTCGGTCCCAGCATCCGCACCCGCGGCAGGGCACCGGTCGCCGCGCTCGGGGCGCAGGTCACCTGCACCCCCGGGCGCTACACCGAGGGCGTCACGCTCTCCTACACCTGGGCCCGCAACGGGGACCCCACCCCGCTCGCCGCGACGGTGACCGCCGCCGGCTCCACCCACGTGGTGGAGGCGGCTGACGCCGGCCGCACGCTCACGTGCACCGTGGCCGCGAGCTACCCCCGCTCGCACGTCCGGTCGCTCGTACGCCTGCGGTTCCCGGCCGCGCCGCGTGCCGCGGGCCCGACGACGGTGACCGCACCAGCGGTCACGACGGCCTACGGCGCCGGTGCGCTCACCTGCACCCCGCCCGTCCTCAGCGGTGCCGGCGTGGTGAGCGGCTACGCGTGGGCGAGCGCCACCGCTCCCGCCGTGGTCCTCGGCACGGCCTCGACGCTGCCGCTGACACCGGCGCTGCTGGCACAGGTGGGTCCGTCGGCGACGCTGGTCTGCACGGTGACCGCCTCGAACTCGATGGGCAGCGTGCAGGTGGCCGCAGGGCTGATGCTGCCGACCCCCTCTGCGGGCGTGGCCCCGACCGGCGCGGTGCCGGCGGGGGCGGGGACCCTGCCGGTCGGCACGGTGCTGACCTGCTCGGTCACCTCCGGGACGCCCGGCACCGCTACCACCTACCGGTGGGCCCGGCTGGCCTCGCCGCTGTCGGCGGTCGGCTCCGGGTTCCCCGCCGGCACCGCGGTGGTCGCCGGCTCGACCGCGTCGACCTACACGACCAGCCGGGCCGACTCCGGCCACTACCCCGCCTGCGAGGCCGTCACGTCGTCGTGGGCGGGCGCGACGGCGTCGTTCGGGGCGACCTCGCTGAAGGGCGCGGCCTCGTGA
- a CDS encoding TIGR03085 family metal-binding protein encodes MTTYARDERAALASTLLDVGPAAPTLDEGWAARDLAAHVVLREGRPDLAAGVFVAALAGRTERAQAELAHGDWDELVARVRCGPPRWSPLGWGPVHEQVNLLELFVHHEDVRRGGAGWSPRELPAGMEQALWVQLRRAAPVLTRSTPTALVLSRTPGHDEVRLHARRGRTTTVRGLVPELVLWVFGRVAAARVEVSGDADTVGAAEDALGV; translated from the coding sequence ATGACCACCTACGCGCGCGACGAGCGCGCCGCCCTGGCCAGCACCCTGCTCGACGTGGGACCGGCCGCCCCGACGCTCGACGAGGGCTGGGCCGCGCGCGACCTGGCCGCGCACGTCGTGCTGCGCGAGGGCCGGCCCGACCTCGCTGCGGGCGTGTTCGTCGCCGCGCTTGCCGGGCGCACGGAGCGGGCGCAGGCCGAGCTGGCCCACGGCGACTGGGACGAGCTGGTGGCCCGCGTGCGCTGCGGCCCCCCTCGGTGGTCGCCGCTCGGGTGGGGCCCGGTGCACGAGCAGGTCAACCTGCTCGAGCTGTTCGTGCACCACGAGGACGTGCGCCGCGGCGGAGCCGGCTGGAGCCCCCGCGAGCTGCCGGCCGGCATGGAGCAGGCGCTGTGGGTGCAGCTGCGCCGCGCCGCTCCCGTGCTGACCCGCAGCACGCCCACCGCGCTCGTGCTGAGCCGTACCCCGGGGCACGACGAGGTCCGCCTCCACGCGCGCCGCGGGAGGACCACGACGGTCCGCGGGCTCGTGCCCGAGCTGGTGCTGTGGGTCTTCGGGCGGGTGGCGGCGGCCAGGGTCGAGGTGTCCGGCGACGCGGACACCGTCGGGGCGGCCGAGGACGCGCTCGGGGTGTGA
- a CDS encoding anthranilate synthase component I, with protein sequence MSTPGYGAVEPSLEEFRALAKGRRVIPVVRRLLADGETPVGLYRKLAGERPGTFLLESAEHGGVWSRYSIVGAQSAATLTEVDGEATWLGTPPVGMPSGGSPLDAVRETLRALHTQAPDPARALPPLTGGLVGYIGYDAVRRLERLPSVAEDDLHLPELSLMLATDLAVLDHADGTVVLIANAVNWDDSDDRVDEAWSGAVERLDRMTAELAQPAAATAAVLDRAAEPDFRRRTSSADYRAAVDTAREAIRAGEAFQIVVGQRFEAPTAASALDVYRVLRVTNPSPYMYLLRLPQGFDIVGSSPEALVKVTGGRAMLHPIAGTRPRGATPEQDTALATELLADPKERAEHLMLVDLGRNDLGRVSAPGSVEVVDFMSVERFSHVMHIVSTVVGRLAEGRTAFDALTACFPAGTLSGAPKPRAMEIIESLEPTRRGLYGGIVGYLDFAGDADTAIAIRTAVLRDGTAYVAAGAGIVADSDPATEDEECSHKAAAVLRAVAAAGTLRPARA encoded by the coding sequence GTGAGCACGCCGGGCTACGGCGCCGTGGAGCCCTCGCTCGAGGAGTTCCGGGCGCTCGCGAAGGGCCGCCGCGTGATCCCGGTCGTCCGCCGGCTGTTGGCCGACGGCGAGACCCCGGTGGGTCTCTACCGCAAGCTGGCGGGGGAGCGGCCGGGCACGTTCCTGCTGGAGTCGGCCGAGCACGGCGGCGTCTGGTCGCGCTACTCGATCGTCGGCGCGCAGAGCGCCGCCACGCTCACCGAGGTCGACGGCGAAGCCACCTGGCTGGGGACCCCGCCCGTCGGGATGCCCAGCGGCGGCAGCCCGCTCGACGCGGTGCGCGAGACGCTGCGGGCCCTGCACACACAGGCCCCTGACCCGGCCCGCGCGCTGCCTCCGCTCACCGGTGGGCTGGTCGGCTACATCGGCTACGACGCCGTGCGCCGGCTCGAGCGGCTGCCCAGCGTCGCCGAGGACGACCTCCACCTGCCCGAGCTCAGCCTCATGCTCGCCACCGACCTCGCGGTGCTCGACCACGCCGACGGCACGGTTGTGCTCATCGCCAACGCGGTCAACTGGGACGACAGCGACGACCGGGTCGACGAGGCGTGGTCCGGCGCGGTCGAGCGGCTCGACCGGATGACCGCCGAGCTGGCGCAACCGGCCGCCGCCACCGCCGCGGTGCTCGACCGCGCCGCGGAGCCGGACTTCCGCCGGCGCACGAGCTCCGCCGACTACCGCGCCGCCGTCGACACGGCACGCGAGGCGATCCGCGCCGGCGAGGCGTTCCAGATCGTCGTCGGGCAGCGCTTCGAGGCGCCCACCGCGGCCAGCGCCCTCGACGTCTACCGCGTCCTGCGGGTCACGAACCCGAGCCCCTACATGTACCTCCTGCGCCTGCCGCAGGGCTTCGACATCGTCGGCTCGAGCCCCGAGGCCCTGGTCAAGGTCACCGGCGGACGCGCCATGCTGCACCCGATCGCCGGCACCCGGCCGCGCGGCGCGACGCCCGAGCAGGACACGGCTCTGGCGACCGAGCTGCTCGCCGACCCGAAGGAGCGTGCCGAGCACCTGATGCTCGTCGACCTCGGGCGCAACGACCTCGGCCGGGTGAGCGCGCCGGGCAGCGTCGAGGTCGTCGACTTCATGTCGGTCGAGCGCTTCAGCCACGTGATGCACATCGTGTCGACCGTCGTCGGCCGGCTGGCCGAGGGCCGCACGGCGTTCGACGCGCTCACGGCCTGCTTCCCGGCCGGCACGCTGTCCGGCGCGCCCAAGCCGCGCGCGATGGAGATCATCGAGTCGCTGGAGCCGACCCGCCGCGGCCTCTACGGCGGCATCGTGGGCTACCTCGACTTCGCCGGCGACGCCGACACCGCCATCGCGATCCGCACGGCGGTGCTGCGCGACGGCACCGCCTACGTCGCCGCCGGCGCCGGCATCGTCGCCGACTCGGACCCGGCCACCGAGGACGAGGAGTGCTCCCACAAGGCGGCGGCGGTGCTGCGGGCGGTCGCCGCGGCCGGCACGCTGCGTCCCGCGCGCGCCTGA
- a CDS encoding DUF2752 domain-containing protein — protein sequence MSATTAPPAPAEGWGVRLRAPLGAAGAALAGVLALVARDPHEQGSWGLCPLHAATGLDCPLCGGLRAVEDLATGSPGAAVASNALVVLLVLPAVAATWAAWLVRSAGGATRRPLVVPAVLRGRAALGLVVAFAVLRNLPALAALRA from the coding sequence GTGAGCGCGACGACGGCGCCGCCCGCGCCGGCCGAGGGGTGGGGCGTACGCCTGCGCGCCCCCCTCGGCGCGGCCGGCGCCGCGCTCGCCGGAGTCCTCGCGCTGGTCGCGCGCGACCCGCACGAGCAGGGCTCGTGGGGCCTGTGCCCGCTGCACGCGGCTACCGGGCTGGACTGCCCGCTCTGCGGCGGGCTCCGCGCCGTCGAGGACCTCGCCACGGGCTCGCCCGGGGCTGCCGTCGCGAGCAACGCCCTGGTGGTCCTGCTGGTCCTGCCCGCGGTGGCGGCCACGTGGGCGGCCTGGCTGGTCCGCTCGGCGGGCGGCGCGACCCGCCGCCCGCTGGTCGTGCCGGCGGTGCTGAGGGGGCGTGCGGCCCTGGGCCTCGTGGTGGCCTTCGCGGTGCTGCGCAACCTGCCCGCGCTCGCCGCGCTCCGGGCGTAG
- a CDS encoding histidinol-phosphate transaminase, translated as MSGGLDELLRADLRGRSPYGAPQADVPVRLNTNENPHPPSAALVDDLARSVAAAAASMNRYPDRDAEALRDDLAAYLGRATGVALTRAQVWAANGSNEVLQQLLQAFGGPGRTALGFGPTYSMYPLLCVGTGTTWLDARVRDERFGLDLDRAEAAVREADPALVLLCSPNNPTGTAVPPDAVARLYDATRGLLVVDEAYAEFGRARSAVGLLEGRPRLVVSRTMSKAFAFAGGRLGYLAAAPEVVDALQLVRLPYHLSVVGQEAARAALRHADDTLASVDDVRRQRERIVATLRERGLDVVDSDSNFVLFGRFADSAKVWQAVLERGVLVRDVGLPGWLRVTAGTAEETTAFLDALEAALDLLGDSA; from the coding sequence GTGAGCGGCGGGCTCGACGAGCTGCTGCGCGCCGACCTGCGCGGCCGAAGCCCCTACGGCGCGCCCCAGGCCGACGTGCCCGTGCGCCTGAACACCAACGAGAACCCCCACCCGCCGAGCGCGGCGCTGGTCGACGACCTGGCCCGTTCGGTCGCTGCCGCGGCAGCGTCCATGAACCGCTACCCGGACCGCGACGCGGAGGCGCTGCGCGACGACCTCGCGGCCTACCTCGGGCGGGCCACCGGCGTGGCGCTGACCCGGGCGCAGGTCTGGGCGGCCAACGGCTCCAACGAGGTGCTCCAGCAGCTGCTGCAGGCGTTCGGCGGCCCGGGCCGCACGGCGCTCGGCTTCGGCCCCACCTACTCGATGTACCCCCTGCTCTGCGTAGGCACGGGCACCACGTGGCTCGACGCGCGCGTGCGCGACGAGCGGTTCGGGCTCGACCTCGACCGCGCCGAGGCCGCCGTGCGCGAGGCCGACCCGGCCCTGGTGCTGCTGTGCTCGCCCAACAACCCGACCGGGACCGCCGTCCCGCCCGACGCGGTGGCCCGCCTCTACGACGCGACCCGCGGCCTGCTCGTGGTCGACGAGGCCTACGCCGAGTTCGGGCGCGCCCGCTCGGCGGTCGGCCTGCTCGAGGGCCGGCCCCGGCTGGTCGTCTCGCGCACCATGTCGAAGGCGTTCGCGTTCGCCGGGGGGCGGCTCGGCTACCTCGCCGCGGCGCCGGAGGTGGTCGACGCGCTCCAGCTCGTACGCCTGCCCTACCACCTCTCGGTCGTGGGCCAGGAGGCCGCGCGAGCGGCGCTGCGCCACGCCGACGACACGCTCGCCTCGGTCGACGACGTGCGCCGCCAGCGCGAGCGCATCGTCGCCACCCTGCGCGAGCGCGGGCTCGACGTCGTCGACTCCGACTCCAACTTCGTGCTGTTCGGACGCTTCGCCGACTCGGCCAAGGTCTGGCAGGCCGTGCTCGAGCGCGGCGTGCTGGTGCGCGACGTCGGCCTGCCGGGCTGGCTGCGCGTGACGGCCGGGACCGCGGAGGAGACCACCGCCTTCCTCGACGCGCTCGAGGCGGCACTCGACCTGCTGGGAGACAGCGCGTGA
- a CDS encoding Trp biosynthesis-associated membrane protein: MAAGSPRSSAVAATLAGGALLLLAAGRTWSTVRVRGGVPLPPVHLTGRTLAAGVPALGLVALAGAGGLLAARGAARRLVGALLVAAGAGAAALTLARGVLPGAREHAWEEARRSLAGSSGWTATATGWPVLALVGALLVVGGGAVALAARRWSALGARYDAPTARPAGARSAWEALDRGEDPTSGV; encoded by the coding sequence ATGGCCGCCGGCAGCCCGCGCAGCAGCGCGGTCGCCGCGACGCTGGCCGGGGGAGCGCTGCTGCTGCTCGCGGCAGGGCGCACGTGGTCCACGGTGCGCGTACGCGGTGGCGTGCCGCTCCCGCCGGTGCACCTCACGGGCCGCACCCTGGCCGCCGGCGTCCCCGCCCTCGGGCTGGTGGCCCTCGCGGGAGCAGGCGGCCTGCTCGCCGCCCGGGGAGCCGCGCGGCGCCTGGTCGGCGCGCTGCTGGTCGCGGCCGGCGCCGGTGCCGCGGCGCTGACCCTCGCCCGCGGCGTGCTGCCCGGCGCCCGCGAGCACGCCTGGGAGGAGGCGCGGCGCTCGCTCGCCGGCTCCAGCGGGTGGACCGCGACGGCCACCGGCTGGCCCGTCCTCGCGCTGGTCGGGGCGCTGCTCGTCGTCGGCGGTGGTGCCGTCGCGCTGGCGGCCCGCCGCTGGAGCGCCCTGGGCGCGCGCTACGACGCCCCGACGGCGCGGCCGGCCGGCGCCCGGTCGGCGTGGGAGGCCCTCGACCGCGGCGAGGACCCCACGTCCGGCGTGTGA